ttgcGTACGATTTTTCGATCGAATGATGTATATaccagttttatttattacctgaaataaatatttttctaccttcgaagaaattctatttttattgactgtatataaaacaaagagAGCAGAAACTTTATAAGATCGGCTCTAAATCGAACGTCTCTGCtcaaaaaaaattcaattcacAGGCGGTGTACTCGTTTCACTGCTAAAGAAAGTAAGTACACCCTAGAAAACCAACTGTCTCCATTTCCGGCCCGTAAACCTACACCAAGGAACTCTCACCGAAGGCTTAATGGCCGCCCGACTGATCTGTCATGGCTCATCGTGACCTCAAAAGTGGTTCGATAATTCTAATCACGATCGGTTTATCGTCGAACAGATTATTCGGATAATCCTAAGCTTATACGTATAACAGACTCTTCGCCaacattcatatttttccgCCGCTTTTATACGCTTTCAACGCGTATATTTGCATGTcttctttgtttatttatactttatagttTCAGTAGTTACGCACAGATTGTTTTATAGTTTAGAGTTAGACTGGTTTCTTAACTGGACGGTGCGTGATAAGCGAGTCGTACTTCGGAAAGGGAGTGACGTTATGTTATGGCGCAATGCAGGCGCAAAGTCTATCAAAGAATCGTGTGGCCGAGTTACTTACATGATTATACCGCTAAACGTACTAGATTTCTACAAATACAGAACAGGTGCAATTGCTTTCGAAGTAGATGGTCATTTCATTTTCCGCAAGCCGCGGTCTTACACAAAGAAAAGGGCAACAGTTACAAAGGAACGACTTAGATAGACGCTTACTACTTCACAATTCACACAGGGAACTTGTTGTCAACTCACTTTCCGCGACTGACCTGAATCCCATTCTATTTCTTGTTTTAGTGCACCTCGTGCACTTTTACCGTTTTACTTCGAACTTGTCCAGTCGGGATTTCTTTTCCAAAAAAACTGTTTATATCTTGAGAAATCTAGAAATTGGATGAGCAGAAAATAAACAGACTTAATCTCTTACACGGACGGTTAGCGACGCGGTTATTATTTACCAACGTTAACAGATCCAAAAAACTTCACATTTTTTCCATTACCTAAAGACattcacatttttatatgtGTCTATGCATATACAGGAAATATAGGAAGGATCGGTATTCGCTTTTTATTCACTTTATTCGCTATATATTGTCAGGGGATAATGAATTGGTTATAATGTAAGAAAGCGTATCGAACCTCGTCAGTTTTTGTGAACATTAACAATTTCTGAATGTTTGAGTTATTTAAAACGGCCACATACACGGTACAACGTGTTGGCAGAAAACGTAACCGTGagattgttaattataatttatttcccaTGCAaatgatgtatatatatgtgacTATATAAACGTCAAGAAAATGTTTCACGATTTTCATCGAGACCGAAACATATTGTGTTTTAATACGGCCATTTAGAAGAATATCGACATCTCAAAAGTGtttgtatttacatatatttaattggGTTACTAACTTGGTATGcgaacaatatttattatatcttacAATTACTGATTATTCATAgctcatttaattaattatatttaattttgtgcCTTAATATACGTCTTACGATACTCTGTTCCTTCGCTATAAAAAGCTAAAGgtgttttcaattttttgatCGTAATTTACGCCGAAGCAGCATAAATTGACTCGACGAACGATTCCATTGGCAAAGAATTCGTAGTTCTGATTGTTATTGAGTTTCATTGGAGAAGCCTGCAGCGAATAAAGACGGTCAGCTTCCTTCATCCCACGAGTGAAAGTAAAACGAAATCAATCGGCGTTTTCAACTGTTATAGTTTGTGGACACAGCGGATGGAAGACATTGGCCGCTACTTCGTATTTTATTCGTCGCTACCGTCTTTTTGCAGCTGCCTTTTTTCAACGCCACTATCAGCTTCTCTGTCAACGATATGATTATCCTGCGCGAAAATAAGAGCAAAAGAACACCTAAACGTACGTCATTTTTTTGCCGACTATCCGCGCATTTCACTTTCCAACATCGAAATTACTTTCAGTAGCTTCCGAAGGCGGAGCGTGTTTGCTACATGAACCACACCTTCGCTGCTCCTTTCATATTGTGACACATCGCAATTGCGCCCACAAAAGGcggaaaattaatgttttcttCGCGAAGCTTCTCCAGTGAAACaagatattataaaagatCTTGGCatgttgtattttataatatgcgCCGTAGTAGCAAATCGAGTATGTcatgcttttattttttcagaattatatgtatttttttcgcAGAATTATACGACAAATCGAGAGTATTGTATGGAAGAAAAAGGATACGATTAACATTTACCATACAACGTGGTAAATTTGACAGAACTTTGTAATAGTTATATCTTCTCGACGTGAATTATCTATCAAGAAGAATTCCTAAGttacgtaaaaattaattaataggaAACCTGATATTTCAAACCAGCCAACAAGAATTAATTCATACCGAAGTTTTATGAATGCAGGAAAACGTAGATTCGCCGGTGTAACAGGATGCATTTGTATTGCGTTCCGATAAAGCTTCTGTTTCACTTTTAACTGGAAAATCCGAAGGAAAATTTTACGCTTACGTTCTAATTGCTTTCGTGTCTGTAGCTATGAATGTAATCTCAGGAAGgaaatcattttctttctctttatttataGGAGTACATCGACTTCACCGAAAGGAAATGTCTGGTTAAGATCGTTAGAAACAATGACcgataaatatcaatttgagAACTTTTACCATCCACGACATTCtcatttgcaaattttaccATTTCATGATAGATTAGACTACAATCTTCTGAAACACGTTTCTGTGGAGGTGGAGGTGTACTAGTACCAGCACGGAGAGACTCACCTTCACCTAGACCTTTCTTTCACCATGCAAGAGGGGATTTGTATATAAAAGCTCTCTTCTGGGTAGCAATGGCATCAGAAACCACAATTTCGCTCACATACTCGGTTGTCACTTGACCACGAGAAGTAACATACAGAATAATCTCGCTTAGGATCAACATGAGATCATTAGTAAGTGTATCACGGTAAAATTGAGctcaattattttctatatatttcaaattaacaTTCGGTGGTAATtacgtttctattttattactgCCACATAAAATGTATGAAAGATTATTTGATCGAACATTTTACAGGTGCTTTTGGTCCTCGTAGCCACAGCTATTATAAGCGTTTCCTGTCGAGAAACGAAGGGAGATAATCGACCATTGAGACCACCACCGAAGGGCAAGCGTGGTATCGCTGAGTATTCCGGAGGCTATTCGTCCGGCGGATCATCCTATAATTCTCCTCTTATAAGTTCCGGATATAGCGGCGGATCCTATTTAGGACATTCGGCAGGTATCCAAAGTTTAGGAGGTGGTTCTTTGGGACATGGTTCTTTGGGATATTCTTTGGGATCTGGAGGACTCAGCCTAGGTTCTGGACTGAGTCATGGCGCGGGTCTTCAAGGAATCAGTCTAGGAGGACACTTTGGACAATCCTCGTACGCGGGGCCGAGCCTAAATTCCATtggtggaggaggaggaggaagtaTCAGTTTACTCAGTTCATCCTCGAAGAATGGACCAGTTACTTTTGGCATCCACGGAGGCGGTATCTCTTCAGGCAGTTCCAGTTCTGGCAGTTACTCGGCGCCAGCCTACGCAACGGGAATTCATGGGCTGTCGTCGTACGGCAGTGGTGCTTCGAGCGGTATTAGCCTTCCAGCGATGTTCGGATCCGGGCATGCCTCCTCGTACAGTTTGCCGGCAGCGTCGCTGAGTTCGCTGGGCAGTTCTTCGGGCCATGGTCTGTCAATCCAATCTATCGCCCCGAGTTCGTCCTACCATTCGGTGAGCGGAGGTTTAGTAATTGATTCGAGTTCGCTTGGAAAAGGATCCTCCGGTTACAGCCTCCCTGTGTCTTCCTCTCACGGAAGTTCCAGTAGCTACTCTCTCCCAACGTCCTCGGGATCTCACGGAATATCTAGCCTCTCTTCCAGTTCTGGTGGATCTGCCAGTTACTCCTTACCAATTTCTTCTGGATCATCCAGCGGTCACATAAGCCTTTCCAGTGGATCTTCCGACAGTTCCAGTTATTCTTTGCCTGTCTCTTCTGGGTCCTATGCATCTGGATCATCGCATTCTAATTACATACCATCTTCCTCCGACGTGTCATATTCATCGGGTGGAAGTTCCAGTTACTCGAGTccctcgtccagttattccgGTTCCGGTTCCAGCTATTCCGGGTCAGTTTCTAGCTACTCCAGCCCTAGTGCCAGCTACTCCAGCCCTAGCGTCAGCTATTCCAGTCCTAGCTCCAGTTATTCGTCTCCTTCCACCTCGTACGGCACCCCTGTAGAGTCCCATGGTTCCTATTCGAATCTCAGTCCTAGGTACGTTGCATACACCAGTTCAAAAGGCTACGATGCTTTGAATTCCGGCAGTAACAAATACGATACGATTTCGTACTCCAGTCCAAGTGgaaagtattaaattatagaattgTCAGACGATCCCACGAGAAACGTACTCTTTAATAGATGACCAATCGCGGACCATTCTTAGATAAATCGATCGTGAATGTACGAGCGAAACGTCCAAGGGTCGTAGgatattttactaatttataCTTACGCTTTTAgcataattgttttatttaaaacgcCGCTgcgtatttatatttctgttgTTTGCTTCGAGTACCGTTGTATATGTTGCGTAACATCGATATTGTGATGTTTGTTTCATAGTTTTATACCTACtgtttataataaaacgattCTTTTTATAACCAGTTGTGATTATTTCACACTCCTCTAAGCGGCGCGCTAATTTAATACTTGTCTGAAACGTTTTCGATTAAGAGACAAACATTTGTTAGATATTTAGCTCTGTTTTACTAAAATACTCGaacgttcctttttttattttacggaCGAAAGATGTTTAAGTACAAAATGATTTTCTAAATCTTAATTAGTCCTTTTGGCGGTCGTCTTCGTTAACGCTATTTTTCTTATCGATTGCCTATACTTAAAACTCACGATGGAaagattttttgtttcttcatcTTTCACGGTGAAAGTATTGGCAGCAAGAAAGGTAGAAGAGAAGggtcgttatatactataaagaTGAGGACAAGAAACAGTGTCAAAGCGTAAAAAGAAGATCACTTTTACTCCAAGGCCAGCTCTGGCGAAATGAGCAAATTCCTTTCTAAACTTTTGTTCTTTTTGGGAAAGTATCCGACGAGGTGTATACACTGCAAGCCGGTCACTACTCGTCTGCAGACCGGTTTAATACGATGTATAAGGAAACTGTTCTTTTGCCACTGCCCTTATTTCTATGACAGTAACGGGACTTCTTAGATTACCggtataatataacgatattttgtcCGAAGAAAGCTAAGCTTACAAAAATACTTAAGCAAAGAACCAATTGCATATCTTCCATTCGGCTTGATTAAAAGCTTCGTAGCGAAATAATTTGAGAGTTTCAGTTTAAATTAGCCGGAGAGTcttgtaattttgtttaaagtCTAAGTTAATCCGGTACTTTTCGAACGAGAACGTGCATCGAAGGATTAAAGTAACCCAAGAGCTGTATCGAAGCAACTGGAAACGCGGCGAAGCTTGAAAACTTCGTTTACTCGTTAAGCTTTCCAAGAGAAGTacagttttatatttc
This genomic window from Bombus fervidus isolate BK054 chromosome 5, iyBomFerv1, whole genome shotgun sequence contains:
- the LOC139987263 gene encoding uncharacterized protein yields the protein MRSLVLLVLVATAIISVSCRETKGDNRPLRPPPKGKRGIAEYSGGYSSGGSSYNSPLISSGYSGGSYLGHSAGIQSLGGGSLGHGSLGYSLGSGGLSLGSGLSHGAGLQGISLGGHFGQSSYAGPSLNSIGGGGGGSISLLSSSSKNGPVTFGIHGGGISSGSSSSGSYSAPAYATGIHGLSSYGSGASSGISLPAMFGSGHASSYSLPAASLSSLGSSSGHGLSIQSIAPSSSYHSVSGGLVIDSSSLGKGSSGYSLPVSSSHGSSSSYSLPTSSGSHGISSLSSSSGGSASYSLPISSGSSSGHISLSSGSSDSSSYSLPVSSGSYASGSSHSNYIPSSSDVSYSSGGSSSYSSPSSSYSGSGSSYSGSVSSYSSPSASYSSPSVSYSSPSSSYSSPSTSYGTPVESHGSYSNLSPRYVAYTSSKGYDALNSGSNKYDTISYSSPSGKY